The following are encoded together in the Flavobacterium sp. TR2 genome:
- a CDS encoding helix-turn-helix domain-containing protein, with protein sequence MQASVTKDLLPYIKHYLFLDDPETALQKFRLFSDGNTGLVFSIKSKLIAGINKYDVKNYLPASFVYGQLSSYKDLYSENEIKLIIVVFQPNGINKLLGVPADEFHDSIIPVEDLFGKKTSTLLEKLSEENNQTRIDLLNHFFRPLIAVRPNSNQLLVNSSLNFIIGNKGHFSMKQLVEYTGYTERHLERKFKECIGLNPKKFGNIIRLHHFLKLLKDKTDNINLTAICYDAGFSDQSHLIKEFRKHTGITPTEYMSSSEKLTNNLIKTLPPLLY encoded by the coding sequence ATGCAGGCTTCTGTTACAAAAGATCTATTACCCTATATCAAGCATTATCTATTTTTAGATGATCCCGAAACTGCTCTGCAAAAATTCCGCTTATTTTCAGACGGCAATACTGGTCTTGTTTTCTCTATAAAAAGTAAACTTATTGCTGGAATAAATAAATACGACGTAAAGAATTATCTGCCTGCTTCATTTGTATACGGGCAATTGAGCAGCTACAAAGATCTTTATTCTGAAAATGAAATTAAGCTGATCATTGTCGTTTTTCAGCCCAACGGAATAAATAAATTATTAGGTGTGCCCGCCGATGAATTTCACGATTCTATAATTCCTGTTGAAGATCTATTTGGCAAAAAAACCTCAACCCTTCTCGAGAAATTGTCTGAAGAAAACAATCAAACGCGCATTGATCTTTTAAATCATTTTTTTAGACCCCTAATCGCAGTAAGACCGAACTCAAATCAGCTGCTGGTAAATAGTTCGCTAAATTTTATTATCGGCAATAAAGGACATTTCTCCATGAAACAATTGGTCGAGTACACAGGTTATACCGAAAGGCATCTTGAAAGAAAATTTAAAGAATGTATCGGGTTAAATCCGAAAAAATTTGGGAATATTATAAGATTGCATCATTTTCTAAAATTATTAAAAGACAAAACTGATAATATAAATCTGACCGCAATCTGCTACGATGCAGGATTTTCAGATCAGTCTCATCTAATAAAAGAATTTAGAAAACATACTGGAATTACTCCAACCGAATATATGTCCAGCAGTGAGAAACTAACCAACAATCTTATCAAAACACTGCCTCCTCTATTATACTAA
- a CDS encoding SGNH/GDSL hydrolase family protein, translating into MKPHFKQIVIVILSIFLLSCSAEQSDSENISVPPATTPPTAEVPTAPISKSINYLALGDSYTIGQSVCETCRYPEQLKAKLQTIYPETAFSLKVIATTGWTTANLISAINSQNPESNYDLVTLLIGVNNQYQHLDFSVYEKEFPQLLDKAIALAKGNNKKVIVLSIPDYAYTPFAANYTDSNRMKISNEINQYNSFAERCCISRNVAFISITDITRQGLNNPSLVASDGLHPSETAYKMFVDKMLPQVKTALQK; encoded by the coding sequence ATGAAACCGCATTTCAAACAAATAGTTATTGTTATACTCAGCATATTTTTATTAAGCTGCAGCGCTGAGCAATCAGATTCTGAGAACATTTCGGTTCCTCCCGCAACAACTCCGCCAACCGCAGAAGTTCCCACAGCTCCAATTTCAAAATCTATAAATTATCTTGCTTTAGGCGACAGTTATACCATTGGACAAAGCGTGTGCGAAACCTGCCGCTATCCGGAACAGCTCAAAGCTAAATTGCAGACAATTTATCCCGAAACCGCTTTTTCATTAAAAGTCATTGCGACAACAGGATGGACAACGGCAAATTTAATTTCCGCAATCAATTCCCAAAATCCAGAATCCAATTATGATTTGGTCACCCTTTTAATTGGCGTCAACAATCAATACCAGCATTTAGATTTTTCGGTTTACGAAAAAGAATTTCCACAATTGCTCGATAAGGCAATCGCATTGGCCAAAGGCAACAATAAAAAAGTGATTGTGCTATCGATTCCAGATTATGCCTATACTCCATTTGCTGCCAACTATACCGATTCAAACCGAATGAAAATTTCGAACGAAATAAACCAGTACAACAGTTTTGCTGAGCGTTGCTGCATCTCCAGAAATGTTGCGTTTATTTCCATTACCGATATTACGAGACAAGGTCTTAACAATCCGAGCCTTGTTGCTTCAGACGGACTGCATCCTTCTGAAACTGCGTATAAAATGTTTGTCGACAAAATGCTGCCGCAGGTTAAAACTGCTTTGCAGAAATAA
- a CDS encoding DUF3050 domain-containing protein has product MNIETINKSIQPQKDQLLNHSLYNKIQNINDLHSFLETHVFAVWDFMSLLKALQAKLTCTTTPWFATKNPETRYLINEIVLAEETDLTLDGRRQSHYEMYLEAMEACGADTTGILNFLSEVNSLQNIFVAIKQSQLHPNVKSFLDFTFRVIEEGKPHEIAAAFTFGREDLIPSMFTEILKNFQKNLPETDLTKLLYYFERHIELDADEHGPMAMTMITELCENDAQKWKEVEEVSILALEKRIGLWNAIEEEILMKAEMV; this is encoded by the coding sequence ATGAATATCGAAACGATAAACAAAAGCATTCAACCTCAAAAAGACCAACTTTTAAACCATTCTTTATACAATAAGATTCAAAATATAAATGACCTGCACAGTTTTCTAGAAACTCACGTTTTTGCTGTTTGGGATTTCATGTCTTTGTTAAAAGCATTACAAGCCAAACTTACTTGTACAACAACGCCTTGGTTTGCTACCAAAAATCCAGAAACTCGCTATTTAATCAATGAAATTGTTCTTGCAGAAGAAACCGATTTAACGCTTGACGGAAGAAGGCAAAGCCATTACGAAATGTATTTGGAGGCAATGGAAGCTTGTGGCGCAGACACTACTGGCATTTTAAACTTTTTATCAGAAGTAAATTCGCTTCAAAACATATTTGTTGCCATCAAACAAAGCCAGTTGCATCCTAATGTAAAATCTTTCTTGGATTTTACTTTTAGAGTTATTGAAGAAGGCAAACCTCACGAAATTGCCGCAGCCTTTACCTTTGGAAGAGAAGACTTGATTCCGAGTATGTTTACCGAAATTTTGAAAAACTTCCAGAAAAACCTTCCGGAAACCGATTTAACAAAATTGCTGTACTATTTTGAAAGACATATCGAATTGGATGCCGATGAACACGGACCAATGGCTATGACCATGATTACAGAGTTGTGTGAGAACGATGCTCAAAAATGGAAAGAAGTTGAAGAAGTTTCGATCTTAGCTCTAGAAAAACGCATCGGTCTTTGGAATGCCATCGAAGAAGAAATTTTGATGAAAGCCGAAATGGTTTAA
- a CDS encoding acyl-CoA dehydrogenase family protein translates to MKPDLFQSPDYFNLDDLLSDEHKLVRESARAWVKKEVSPIIEEYAQKAEFPKQLIKGLGEIGGFGPYIPVEYGGAGLDQISYGLIMQEIERGDSGVRSTSSVQSSLVMYPIWKYGNEEQRMKYLPKLATGEYIGCFGLTEPDHGSDPGSMITNFKDMGDHYLLNGAKMWISNAPFADIAIVWAKNEEGRIHGLIVERGMEGFTTPETHNKWSLRASATGELIFDNVKVPKENLLPNKSGLGAPLGCLDSARYGIAWGAIGAAMDCYDTALRYSKERIQFGKPIGGTQLQQKKLAEMITEITKAQLLTWRLGVLRNEGRATTAQISMAKRNNVNMAINIAREARQMLGGMGITGEYSIMRHMMNLESVITYEGTHDIHLLITGMDVTGIPAFK, encoded by the coding sequence ATGAAACCAGACCTATTTCAATCTCCGGATTATTTTAACCTTGACGATTTATTATCAGACGAACATAAATTGGTTCGCGAATCTGCTCGCGCTTGGGTTAAAAAAGAAGTTTCTCCTATTATAGAAGAATATGCTCAAAAAGCAGAATTTCCTAAACAACTTATTAAAGGTCTTGGAGAAATCGGCGGTTTCGGACCTTATATTCCTGTAGAATACGGCGGCGCAGGATTAGACCAGATCTCTTACGGTTTAATTATGCAGGAAATCGAAAGAGGCGATTCTGGCGTAAGATCTACCTCATCTGTTCAATCATCTTTGGTAATGTACCCTATTTGGAAATACGGAAATGAAGAGCAAAGAATGAAATACCTGCCAAAACTGGCTACAGGAGAATATATTGGATGTTTCGGATTAACTGAACCTGATCACGGTTCTGATCCTGGAAGCATGATTACCAATTTTAAAGATATGGGAGATCATTATCTTCTAAATGGTGCTAAAATGTGGATTTCTAATGCTCCTTTTGCAGATATTGCAATTGTTTGGGCTAAAAACGAAGAAGGCCGAATTCATGGTTTAATTGTTGAGCGCGGCATGGAAGGCTTCACTACACCAGAAACTCATAATAAATGGTCGCTTCGCGCTTCTGCGACGGGAGAATTAATTTTTGATAATGTAAAAGTTCCAAAAGAAAACCTTTTGCCAAATAAATCTGGTCTTGGCGCTCCTCTTGGCTGTTTAGATTCTGCTCGTTACGGAATTGCTTGGGGTGCAATTGGGGCTGCAATGGATTGCTATGATACTGCTTTAAGATATTCAAAAGAAAGAATTCAATTCGGAAAACCAATTGGAGGAACTCAATTACAGCAGAAAAAATTGGCTGAAATGATTACCGAAATTACAAAAGCGCAATTATTAACTTGGCGTTTAGGGGTTTTAAGAAATGAAGGCAGAGCGACAACTGCACAAATTTCTATGGCAAAACGCAATAACGTAAATATGGCGATCAACATTGCGAGAGAAGCCAGACAAATGCTCGGAGGTATGGGAATTACTGGCGAATACTCTATTATGCGCCATATGATGAACCTTGAAAGTGTGATCACTTACGAAGGAACTCACGACATACATTTATTGATAACTGGAATGGATGTGACTGGAATTCCAGCATTTAAATAA
- a CDS encoding AraC family transcriptional regulator: MRLIISFFFLLLLFSSGTAQTNGELTEQKYIELQDKIRFSMNGNFDQGLKYAAELKKSNNNEHISFAYGAGSYLYQLKNNRAKSDEWFAKALTYYNKLPESVQKINLRAYLYNYRGLTEWKRRNFSNALSNYQEGIKLSIKTNDVIQTVKFKSNIALVNEAVGNYELAVKNLRQNSDFLDKNESLYEKDQFQNSKSNIYTNLGNVYEGYYMKNRNKSVLLDSAEYYYKRAITYSQNYIDNKMTATLSLGNIYLLKKDFKNAEKAYFDISVYAKQNNDESYYKTANYNLGDLYYSQKKYDKALIFLKKVDSLYLKEKKIDMSYFQSNYIQAKIYNIQNEPELAFKHSKIYLDSYEKYQGQLREEALEVNYKLGTANLSDEMVSIQEKYKYEVLWNKALKVFYVILVVGIVFFLIKNIRDKNKAQKKMNALIEEFKTNLEKKEIEKAGIEKAAAEKIVVLEESPELEDAQLKKENANLSIDEAKENKIVEKLLALEEKLEYLNADFTLSYVAKKIKTNTTYLSYVVNKRFGKSFGEYSNELKINYVINQMITNHLYRKYSTQAIAESVGFKNAVSFAKSFRKRTGVSPAQFANNI; the protein is encoded by the coding sequence ATGAGGCTGATCATCTCTTTTTTCTTTTTACTATTACTATTTTCCAGTGGGACTGCCCAAACCAATGGGGAGCTCACGGAACAAAAGTACATAGAATTACAGGATAAAATCCGTTTCAGCATGAATGGTAACTTTGACCAAGGTCTTAAGTACGCCGCTGAATTAAAGAAATCTAACAACAATGAGCACATCTCTTTTGCTTATGGCGCGGGATCTTACCTTTATCAGTTAAAAAATAATAGAGCTAAATCTGATGAATGGTTTGCCAAGGCATTAACATACTATAATAAACTCCCAGAGTCGGTCCAAAAAATAAATCTTAGAGCATATCTATACAATTATAGAGGATTGACAGAATGGAAAAGGCGAAATTTTAGCAATGCGCTTAGCAATTATCAGGAAGGAATTAAGCTTTCTATTAAAACTAACGATGTTATACAGACTGTAAAGTTTAAAAGCAACATTGCCTTGGTTAATGAAGCAGTAGGCAATTATGAACTTGCTGTGAAAAACCTTAGACAGAATAGCGATTTCTTGGATAAGAATGAAAGTCTTTACGAAAAAGACCAATTTCAAAATAGTAAAAGTAATATTTATACCAATTTAGGAAATGTCTACGAAGGCTATTATATGAAAAACCGCAACAAATCGGTTTTGCTTGATTCGGCCGAATACTATTATAAAAGAGCGATAACTTATTCGCAAAACTATATAGATAATAAAATGACGGCTACTTTAAGTCTCGGAAATATCTATTTGTTAAAAAAAGATTTTAAAAATGCAGAGAAAGCTTATTTTGATATTTCGGTATACGCGAAACAAAATAACGATGAAAGTTATTACAAGACTGCAAATTATAACTTAGGAGATCTCTACTATTCTCAAAAAAAATACGACAAAGCTTTAATCTTCTTAAAAAAAGTTGATTCTCTATATCTTAAGGAAAAGAAAATAGACATGAGTTATTTTCAATCCAATTATATTCAGGCAAAAATTTACAATATTCAAAACGAACCTGAATTGGCTTTCAAGCATTCTAAAATTTATTTAGATTCTTATGAAAAATATCAGGGACAATTGCGAGAAGAAGCTTTAGAAGTTAATTACAAATTGGGCACCGCGAATCTAAGCGATGAGATGGTGAGCATTCAGGAGAAGTATAAATATGAGGTTTTATGGAATAAAGCCCTAAAAGTCTTCTACGTTATTTTGGTTGTTGGCATTGTGTTTTTCTTGATTAAGAATATTCGAGATAAAAATAAAGCGCAGAAAAAAATGAACGCTCTAATTGAAGAGTTTAAAACGAATCTTGAGAAAAAAGAAATAGAAAAAGCAGGCATCGAAAAAGCGGCTGCCGAAAAAATTGTGGTTTTAGAAGAGTCTCCAGAACTAGAAGACGCTCAGCTTAAAAAAGAAAATGCAAATCTTAGTATTGATGAGGCGAAAGAAAATAAAATTGTAGAAAAATTACTGGCATTAGAAGAAAAATTAGAATACTTAAATGCAGATTTTACGCTTTCGTATGTAGCTAAAAAAATTAAAACCAATACCACCTATTTATCTTATGTTGTCAATAAAAGATTTGGGAAATCTTTTGGAGAATATTCGAATGAATTGAAGATTAATTATGTTATTAATCAAATGATTACAAATCATCTCTATCGTAAATACTCCACTCAGGCAATTGCAGAAAGTGTTGGTTTTAAAAATGCAGTTTCATTTGCAAAATCGTTTCGCAAAAGAACTGGAGTGTCTCCAGCTCAATTTGCGAACAATATTTAA
- a CDS encoding rSAM-modified peptide, with the protein MKTKILTFKDFESEKIDRKAQRIVRGGENDSIDPPVVSYPIKTNGGGNG; encoded by the coding sequence ATGAAAACTAAAATATTAACATTCAAAGATTTTGAATCAGAAAAAATAGACCGAAAAGCGCAAAGAATTGTTAGAGGAGGTGAAAACGACTCTATTGACCCGCCTGTTGTGAGCTATCCTATAAAAACTAATGGAGGAGGAAACGGTTAA
- a CDS encoding rSAM-modified peptide translates to MKNTTFKLSDFEAEKMNKEAQKIIRGGGSDSNDPSDPLKTNGGGNG, encoded by the coding sequence ATGAAAAATACAACATTTAAATTATCAGATTTCGAAGCAGAAAAAATGAATAAAGAAGCTCAAAAAATTATCCGAGGCGGAGGCAGCGATTCTAACGATCCGTCTGATCCTCTAAAAACTAATGGTGGAGGAAACGGTTAA
- a CDS encoding vitamin K epoxide reductase family protein: MLKLVQKFLQINRYSDIKNEFKDLFLSHPNYPSLFAITDSFDLLSVENAAVRVSKEQIEDLPSNFLAYFKDELVLVEKFKSGVRITTPKKGMQKLSYDKFLLDWNGVIVAIEPNNVVARDNLKIEYNWLKYFLPLALVAGLSFYYNRFDWFTASFLITSVLGLVVSIFIVQERWGVKNTVISKFCNLSSNSSCHSVISFNDDIANRWLSFSDLPLLFFGSSIIAILVQPLSSTIFVGFLSLLAIPVIVCSIWIQKFEIQKWCIMCLAVSFLILVQSVVWFSSDLFTLSFSFNAIFPYVFSLLLLIPIWASVKVMIKKSLDNENSLKELKKFKRNYSLLNFLSKKVKYNKGFEDLRGLTFGNKNAGVRLSVILSPSCGHCYKTFQEAFDLVLKFPDKIFLNVLFNINPENNDNPYKAVVERLLTINRTTPGKTVEAISDWYIKRMPHKKWLKKWNVDSVSMMINQEIQKQYDWCSMNNFNYTPIKIVNERLFPNEYELNELKYFLNDYVEEVQVLEKIA, from the coding sequence ATGTTAAAACTGGTCCAAAAATTTCTACAAATCAATCGATACTCAGACATAAAAAATGAGTTCAAGGATCTGTTTTTGTCTCATCCGAATTATCCGAGTTTGTTTGCCATTACAGACTCGTTTGATTTGCTTTCTGTAGAGAACGCAGCTGTAAGAGTTTCGAAAGAGCAGATTGAAGATTTGCCTTCGAACTTTTTGGCGTATTTTAAAGATGAGTTGGTATTAGTCGAAAAATTTAAAAGCGGCGTTAGAATTACAACTCCAAAAAAAGGAATGCAGAAATTGTCTTATGATAAATTCCTTTTAGATTGGAATGGTGTTATTGTTGCCATTGAACCAAACAATGTCGTAGCAAGAGATAATCTAAAAATAGAATACAATTGGCTAAAATATTTTCTGCCTCTTGCACTTGTAGCAGGATTATCTTTCTACTACAACCGTTTTGACTGGTTTACAGCTTCTTTTTTAATAACATCGGTTCTTGGTTTAGTCGTAAGCATATTCATTGTGCAGGAAAGATGGGGAGTTAAAAACACCGTGATTTCAAAATTCTGTAATTTAAGTTCTAATTCTTCTTGTCATTCTGTAATAAGTTTCAATGATGATATTGCAAATAGATGGTTGAGTTTTTCAGATTTGCCACTGCTTTTCTTTGGCTCTAGCATTATAGCAATATTGGTTCAGCCTTTAAGTTCAACCATTTTTGTTGGATTTTTAAGTCTGCTTGCTATTCCAGTAATCGTTTGCTCGATCTGGATTCAAAAATTTGAGATTCAAAAATGGTGCATAATGTGCTTAGCCGTATCATTTTTAATATTGGTGCAAAGCGTTGTTTGGTTCTCATCAGATCTTTTTACACTGAGTTTTAGTTTCAATGCTATTTTCCCTTATGTATTTTCTTTATTGCTTTTAATACCAATTTGGGCATCAGTTAAAGTAATGATTAAGAAATCGCTTGATAATGAAAACTCTCTGAAAGAACTTAAAAAATTTAAGAGAAATTACTCGCTACTAAACTTCTTGTCCAAAAAAGTAAAATATAACAAAGGATTTGAAGATTTGAGAGGCTTGACATTTGGCAATAAAAATGCAGGAGTTAGACTCTCTGTAATTCTGAGCCCAAGCTGCGGACATTGTTATAAAACTTTTCAAGAAGCTTTCGATTTAGTATTGAAGTTTCCAGACAAAATATTTTTGAATGTTCTTTTTAATATTAATCCAGAAAATAACGACAATCCTTATAAGGCAGTTGTCGAGCGGCTTCTAACGATTAACAGAACTACACCTGGAAAAACTGTTGAAGCGATTTCAGATTGGTATATTAAAAGAATGCCACATAAAAAATGGCTTAAAAAATGGAATGTTGATTCTGTAAGCATGATGATAAATCAGGAAATTCAGAAACAATATGATTGGTGCTCTATGAACAATTTTAATTACACACCAATTAAAATTGTCAACGAAAGGCTATTTCCAAACGAATATGAATTGAACGAATTGAAGTATTTCTTAAACGATTATGTAGAAGAAGTTCAAGTTTTAGAAAAAATAGCTTAA
- a CDS encoding peptidase domain-containing ABC transporter, which yields MKKFTHYKQADYKDCGPTCLKIIAKHYGKTIHIQDLREFSETTREGSNLLFLSDAAEKIGFRTLGVKLSLERLEEAPLPCILHWNKNHYVVLYKIKKGIYYVSDPAFGLIEYNKEDFLKFWIGSNADDETKEGIALLIEATPSFFQADFDKEDRKGLGFGILSQYVFRYKSFLFQLSIGLLAGSLLQLIFPFLTQSIVDVGIQNQNIHFIYLILFAQLFLFAGRTGLELIRSWILLHLSTRINISLISDFFIKLMNLPISFFDVRMTGDIMQRINDHHRIEKILTTSSLNVLFSVINMFVLGGVLAYFNLKIFLVFFVGSLLYFGWISLFLKRREALDYKRFAEVSNEQGKVMELINGMQEIKLHNAEKQKRWGWEYVQARLFRVSIKGLVLEQSQTIGSSVINELKNIFITFLSAKLVIDGSITLGMMLAINSIVGSLNGPITQLIQFVRELQDAKISLARLSEIHEKEDEMQQEQHQSNDVPYDSDIELKNVSYRYLGSDMPVLDSLSLKIPANKVTAIVGVSGSGKTTLMKLLLKFYEPEKGEVLIGNAQLKNISQHAWRSSIGAVMQEGFIFSDTIANNIAFGADKIDKKRLVYAADVANIQQYISELPLGYNTKIGAEGVGMSTGQKQRLLIARAVYKNPEILFFDEATSALDANNEKEIMQKLDIFFKNKTVIVIAHRLSTVMNADQIVVLDKGRIIEVGNHTALVEQKGNYFELVKNQLQLGN from the coding sequence TTGAAAAAATTTACTCATTATAAACAAGCTGATTACAAAGATTGCGGCCCTACTTGTCTGAAAATTATAGCCAAACATTATGGCAAGACAATTCATATTCAGGATCTAAGAGAATTTAGCGAAACTACCCGAGAGGGGAGCAATCTGCTTTTCTTGAGTGATGCAGCCGAGAAAATCGGTTTTCGGACTTTGGGAGTAAAATTGAGCTTAGAAAGGCTGGAAGAGGCTCCTCTTCCGTGCATTCTGCATTGGAATAAAAACCATTATGTTGTACTCTATAAAATAAAAAAGGGGATTTATTATGTTTCAGATCCTGCTTTCGGCCTGATTGAATACAATAAAGAAGATTTTCTAAAATTCTGGATTGGCAGCAATGCCGACGATGAAACAAAGGAAGGAATTGCACTGCTGATTGAGGCAACTCCTAGTTTTTTCCAGGCTGATTTTGATAAAGAAGACCGTAAAGGGTTAGGGTTTGGAATTCTCTCGCAATATGTATTTCGATACAAATCCTTTCTTTTTCAGTTAAGCATCGGGCTATTGGCAGGCAGTTTGCTGCAGCTGATATTTCCATTTCTGACTCAGAGCATCGTCGATGTGGGAATTCAGAACCAGAATATTCATTTTATTTACCTGATTCTTTTTGCCCAGCTGTTTCTTTTTGCAGGACGGACAGGTCTGGAGCTCATAAGAAGCTGGATACTTTTACATCTTTCCACGCGCATCAATATTTCACTGATTTCCGATTTTTTTATCAAACTGATGAATCTGCCGATTTCTTTTTTTGATGTGAGAATGACCGGTGATATCATGCAGCGTATAAATGACCACCATAGAATCGAAAAAATACTTACGACATCCTCTTTAAATGTACTTTTTTCTGTCATCAATATGTTTGTATTGGGAGGAGTTCTGGCTTATTTTAACCTCAAGATATTTCTGGTGTTTTTTGTCGGAAGCCTTCTTTATTTTGGCTGGATAAGCCTATTTTTAAAACGAAGAGAAGCCTTAGACTACAAACGTTTTGCAGAAGTATCCAATGAACAAGGGAAAGTGATGGAGCTTATTAACGGAATGCAGGAAATTAAGCTTCATAATGCAGAAAAACAGAAGCGCTGGGGATGGGAATATGTTCAGGCAAGACTTTTCAGGGTTTCGATAAAAGGTTTGGTTTTAGAACAGTCGCAAACCATTGGCTCATCAGTAATAAATGAATTGAAAAATATTTTCATCACTTTCTTATCTGCAAAACTGGTCATCGACGGATCGATCACTTTGGGGATGATGCTGGCCATTAATTCGATCGTGGGCAGTTTAAATGGGCCCATTACACAGCTCATCCAATTTGTGAGAGAGCTTCAAGATGCTAAAATTTCATTGGCAAGACTTTCTGAAATTCACGAAAAAGAAGACGAAATGCAGCAGGAGCAGCATCAGTCCAATGATGTTCCCTATGATTCAGATATCGAATTAAAAAATGTCTCTTATCGCTATTTAGGTTCTGATATGCCTGTTTTAGACAGTTTAAGTTTAAAAATTCCGGCCAATAAAGTAACTGCGATAGTAGGAGTGAGCGGAAGCGGAAAAACAACGCTGATGAAGCTGCTTCTTAAATTTTATGAACCCGAAAAAGGAGAAGTCTTAATTGGGAATGCACAGCTTAAAAACATATCGCAGCACGCCTGGAGATCCAGCATCGGAGCTGTAATGCAGGAAGGATTTATTTTTAGCGACACCATTGCCAATAATATTGCTTTTGGAGCAGATAAAATTGACAAGAAGCGATTAGTCTATGCGGCTGATGTAGCAAATATCCAGCAGTATATAAGCGAGCTCCCGCTGGGCTACAATACCAAAATAGGGGCAGAAGGAGTAGGAATGAGCACCGGACAGAAACAGCGGCTGCTGATAGCCAGAGCGGTATACAAAAATCCAGAGATTCTGTTCTTTGACGAGGCAACATCGGCTCTGGATGCTAATAATGAAAAAGAAATTATGCAGAAGCTCGATATTTTCTTTAAAAACAAAACAGTAATTGTAATTGCGCACCGGTTAAGCACAGTAATGAATGCCGATCAGATTGTGGTTTTGGATAAAGGCAGGATTATAGAAGTAGGAAACCATACCGCGCTGGTTGAGCAGAAAGGAAATTATTTTGAATTGGTTAAAAATCAGCTGCAGCTAGGAAATTAA
- a CDS encoding HlyD family secretion protein, which produces MAENNDTFELRSEEVQDILTKVPHWMIRWGTVLIFAIIVMLFFVSWFVKYPDVVKTEIVITTNIPPEKIVSKSSGRIEAILVRNKMLVGKNSTLAIIENTANYKDVFLLKKIVDGYDINSSKKEFPFELLQNTQLGEIESAFAVFQKDYQAQELNKDLHPFQVESRAQHSEKIQITERIEILQQQKTINERELELQKNEVARFETLFNKGIISAQEMEAKKLSFLQAQKNYRSLLSSISQLRSSLIDNTKSSQNSQINSTREEVNLGRNVSQSFYQLKKVIRDWELAYALKSSISGKVTFLQVWNENQTINVGDNVFSIIPDAKNSFIGKVKAPALNSGKIKVGQRVNIRLANYPDREFGVLKGEIKNISLVPDKDGNLLIDVALPNGLKTSYNKQITFQQEMKGSAEIVTEDLRLIERILYQFKSIFEQA; this is translated from the coding sequence ATGGCAGAAAACAACGATACATTTGAATTGAGAAGTGAAGAGGTTCAGGACATCCTGACCAAAGTGCCGCATTGGATGATACGCTGGGGCACCGTTTTGATATTTGCCATAATAGTTATGCTTTTTTTTGTTTCATGGTTTGTCAAATATCCAGATGTTGTAAAAACAGAAATTGTAATAACGACTAATATTCCGCCAGAGAAAATTGTGTCAAAATCTTCTGGACGAATAGAAGCTATTCTGGTCAGAAATAAAATGCTGGTTGGAAAAAATAGCACGCTGGCCATTATTGAAAATACTGCCAATTATAAAGATGTTTTTCTGCTGAAAAAGATTGTAGACGGCTATGATATAAACAGCTCAAAAAAAGAGTTTCCTTTTGAGCTGTTGCAGAATACGCAGCTTGGCGAAATAGAAAGCGCATTTGCAGTATTCCAGAAAGATTATCAGGCTCAAGAATTAAATAAAGACCTGCATCCTTTTCAGGTGGAGAGCAGGGCGCAGCATTCTGAAAAAATCCAAATAACAGAAAGAATAGAAATTCTGCAGCAGCAGAAAACGATTAATGAGCGCGAATTAGAACTTCAGAAGAATGAAGTGGCGCGCTTTGAAACTTTATTCAATAAAGGAATTATTTCTGCTCAGGAAATGGAAGCAAAAAAACTCAGTTTCCTTCAGGCGCAAAAGAATTACAGAAGCCTATTGTCGTCGATTTCCCAATTGAGGTCTTCTCTTATTGACAACACAAAATCAAGCCAGAATTCGCAGATAAACAGCACCAGAGAAGAAGTTAACCTTGGGCGCAATGTTTCACAATCTTTTTATCAGCTGAAAAAAGTGATACGCGATTGGGAACTTGCTTATGCATTAAAATCTTCCATCAGCGGTAAAGTGACTTTCCTGCAGGTTTGGAATGAAAATCAGACCATAAATGTTGGGGATAATGTGTTTTCTATAATCCCAGATGCCAAAAATAGTTTTATCGGTAAAGTGAAAGCTCCGGCATTAAATTCAGGCAAAATCAAAGTAGGGCAGCGTGTCAATATCCGTCTGGCCAATTATCCCGATAGAGAATTTGGCGTTCTGAAAGGCGAAATCAAAAATATTTCGCTCGTGCCCGATAAAGACGGAAATCTCCTTATAGACGTCGCTCTTCCTAACGGATTAAAAACATCCTATAATAAACAGATTACGTTTCAGCAAGAAATGAAGGGGAGTGCAGAGATTGTAACCGAAGATCTGCGTTTAATAGAAAGAATCCTTTATCAGTTCAAAAGCATTTTTGAACAAGCATAA